From Erigeron canadensis isolate Cc75 chromosome 8, C_canadensis_v1, whole genome shotgun sequence, one genomic window encodes:
- the LOC122578772 gene encoding uncharacterized protein LOC122578772, producing MSPSGNDFTAAGDGCTCTNDGEEDKQKTCSQCEKNKKLDKTKIRRSNGMMTSSSSYALLSFDSFSVEDYDKKWRIFTASVKGFAIGAGIKGGLSLFAILARLRRRRSLSSAKKVQMASGGQDLVLALKETVRYGLFLGTFAGTFVSVDELIAALGGHQRTARWRALLAGLIAGPSMLLTGFKTQHTSLAVYILMRAAVLASRCGIKSKRFGTICKPLTWAHGDLFLMCLSSMQILCAYILNQDSLPLSYKSFLNKHGGKDPVILQGVKDIACGMPFTNLEQIQKYYKSTGVDVILDPQMKVPCSIVHENQSCSWHAFSFFLQAYKRAVPVYLPVYLIPALIVHRQGLGKRPFTILAKGLFGTARSSLFLSTYCTSAWIWTCFLFRIFKRCNITMLALGTFPTGLALAIEKKSRRIEISLYCLARAIESFFTTMSDAGYMPHLKNLKRVDVLIFSISTAVIMHCYAIEREVFRSKYLNVLDWVFGVPIPPHDATPRKKNDTN from the exons ATGTCGCCGTCCGGCAACGATTTCACTGCCGCCGGCGACGGATGTACCTGTACCAACGACGGCGAAGAAGATAAGCAAAAAACGTGCTCGCAATgcgaaaaaaataagaaattagaTAAAACTAAAATTCGACGCAGCAACGGGATGATGACGTCATCGTCGTCATACGCTTTGCTTAGCTTCGATTCGTTTTCAGTTGAAGATTATGATAAAAAATGGAGAATATTTACAGCTAGTGTTAAAGGATTTGCGATCGGAGCTGGTATTAAAGGCGGATTGTCACTTTTTGCTATTCTTGCTAGATTACGCCGTAGACGATCCTTATCTTCCGCTAA GAAGGTACAAATGGCTTCAGGTGGTCAGGATTTGGTTTTGGCACTGAAAGAGACAGTCAGATATGGTCTCTTCCTTGGCACTTTTGCTGGGACTTTTGTTTCAGTTGATGAGTTAATAGCCGCTTTGGGAGGACACCAGAG AACAGCAAGATGGAGGGCTTTATTAGCAGGGTTAATAGCTGGACCTTCAATGCTCCTCACTGGATTCAAGACACAACATACAAGCTTGGCTGTCTATATCCTTATGCGTGCAGCTGTCTTGGCATCACGTTGTGGAATAAAGAGCAAGCGATTTGGAACCATTTGTAAACCTCTTACGTGGGCCCATGGAGACCTATTCCTTATGTGTCTCTCTTCTATGCAAATATT GTGTGCATACATACTAAATCAGGATAGCTTGCCTCTTTCGTACAAATCATTTCTAAATAAACATGGTGGAAAGGACCCAGTCATCCTTCAAGGTGTTAAAGACATTGCTTGTGGCATGCCTTTTACTAATCTAGAGCAGATACAGAAGTACTACAAGAGCACGGGTGTTGATGTCATACTCGATCCTCAAATGAAAGTTCCCTGTTCG ATTGTACATGAAAATCAATCATGTAGTTGGCATGCGTTTTCATTCTTTCTCCAAGCATACAAAAGAGCAGTACCAGTTTATCTTCCAGTTTATCTGATTCCTGCACTTATAGTACATCGACAGGGACTAGGAAAACG GCCTTTCACAATATTAGCTAAAGGTCTTTTTGGTACCGCAAGATCAAGCTTGTTCCTCTCTACATACTGTACCTCTGCCTG GATCTGGACATGCTTCCTCTTTAGGATTTTTAAGAGATGTAACATCACCATGTTAGCATTGGGCACG TTCCCAACCGGTCTTGCATTGGCAATTGAGAAGAAGAGCAGGAGAATAGAAATCTCACTCTACTGCCTTGCTCGGGCGATTGAGAGTTTTTTCACAACCATGTCCGATGCAGGTTACATGCCCCATTTAAAGAACTTGAAAAGAGTGGATGTGTTAATATTCAGCATTTCAACAGCGGTCATAATGCATTGTTACGCCATTGAAAGAGAAGTTTTCCGATCTAAATATTTGAACGTGCTTGACTGGGTGTTCGGTGTGCCCATTCCTCCACATGATGCAACCCCACGAAAAAAGAACGATACAAATTGA